A single Pochonia chlamydosporia 170 chromosome Unknown PCv3seq00011, whole genome shotgun sequence DNA region contains:
- a CDS encoding sugar transporter (similar to Aspergillus niger CBS 513.88 XP_001389850.1): MSLLRGKFLHWAVTAASCQAFLLLGYDQGVMSGLIGADNQFARQFNHPDANLQGILTSIYDIGCAAGCLFAFFCGHRVGRKRMIIAGGSIMIIGTIILGSSYSVAQFLVGRIVTGLGNGINSSTVPTYQSEMANPKNRGRLLSAQGTVTIVGLCIAYWMDYGLSFVQSPIQWRLPISFQAVFAICLVLQMIPLPETPRWLCEQDRREDAAEVLARLQTDAASPESALRVDQSLLEIETAISMESAGGPFRYKELLSGGKIQNLRRMILCGLVNVQQQFTGANMINYYAPVVYQNTMHLSRNMSLILGGCTSIVYLVGSLIPLWSMDRFGRRASLMASATGLCFCFVMVSILLSIGSRNCAYAATSFVFIFQLFLGIGYLPVPWFYPSEVTTTRIRARGQAFAGFVNWMCVFIVVQITPIAIDNIGWHTFIIFACFCAAWVPMVYVFFPETSGLELEDVDHLFEKGGLTGGVLESRGRPVQPGYHRQQALSIPLKHDA, translated from the exons ATGAGTCTACTTCGCGGCAAGTTTCTTCACTGGGCTGTGACAG CTGCCAGCTGTCAGGCATTCCTCCTCTTAGGATATGACCAAGGGGTGATGAGTGGTCTCATCGGCGCAGATAACCAATTTGCCCGGCAGTTTAATCACCCAGATGCGAACTTACAAGGAATCC TGACTTCCATATATGATATAGGGTGCGCGGCAGGATGTCTTTTCGCATTCTTCTGTGGTCATCGAGTCGGTCGTAAACGAATGATTATCGCGGGCGGATCCATCATGATTATTGGCACCATCATACTGGGCTCTTCTTACAGCGTTGCGCAGTTTCTTGTGGGGAGGATTGTCACCGGTCTTGGAAATGGAATCAATAGTAGCACCGTCCCGACCTATCAAAGCGAAATGGCGAATCCTAAAAACCGAGGGCGATTGCTGTCAGCGCAAGGGACCGTGACCATCGTCGGACTTTGCATCGCTTACTGGATGGACTATGGACTCAGCTTTGTGCAGAGCCCCATACAGTGGAGGCTACCGATTAGCTTTCAGGCCGTTTTTGCAATATGTCTCGTACTTCAAATGATTCCACTGCCAGAGACTCCTCGGTGGTTGTGTGAGCAGGACCGTCGAGAAGATGCTGCCGAAGTGTTGGCACGACTTCAGACCGATGCGGCGTCTCCCGAGTCTGCACTTAGAGTTGATCAATCGCTATTGGAGATTGAAACAGCAATTTCGATGGAGTCAGCGGGTGGCCCGTTCCGATACAAGGAATTGCTCTCGGGGGGCAAGATACAAAACCTTCGACGCATGATACTCTGTGGCCTGGTCAACGTGCAGCAGCAGTTTACCGGAGCAAACATGATCAACTATTACGCACCTGTTGTGTATCAAAATACCATGCATTTGTCACGGAATATGTCACTCATTCTCGGCGGATGTACTTCCATTGTGTACCTGGTTGGCTCCTTGATTCCTCTCTGGAGCATGGATCGATTTGGCCGTCGAGCCTCGCTCATGGCGTCGGCCACGGGCCTCTGTTTTTGTTTCGTCATGGTGTCCATACTTTTGTCGATTGGTTCACGGAATTGTGCATATGCAGCCACTTCCTTTGTATTCATTTTTCAACTTTTTCTCGGCATTGGCTACTTGCCCGTACCATG GTTTTATCCCAGTGAAGTGACTACCACCAGAATACGAGCTCGTGGGCAAGCTTTTGCCGGATTTGTGAATTGGATGTGTGTTT TCATTGTTGTTCAAATCACGCCCATCGCCATCGACAACATTGGATGGCACACATTTATTATATTTGCGTGTTTCTGTGCAGCTTGG GTACCCATGGTATACGTCTTCTTCCCTGAGACTAGTGGCCTCGagctggaagatgttgatCATTTGTTCGAGAAAGGAGGACTCACAGGCGGTGTCTTGGAATCCAGAGGCAGACCCGTGCAACCAGGGTATCACCGACAACAGGCACTATCCATTCCCCTAAAACATGATGCGTGA
- a CDS encoding glycosyl hydrolase (similar to Beauveria bassiana ARSEF 2860 XP_008596963.1), producing the protein MLSHTLYTCAVALQLSLALGNPTFSKTDIDILAGQHVIYSYNYTDPKPPQELIDLTRAGLVGGVLLYDIHVNDNTPAAMKQLLDAYASSPARRLLQKITGKKTNFLVMTNQEGGTVFNGVPGHAPKESAKQIGQSSHPSEAGRQAGFGAAQSLKDYNFNVNLAPVLGVYREPGNFLDYGGRSYGNTSDRVIRAAVPFIQAQRSKNILVSIKHFPGLGAAKYEQNTDLAPVTLDVSLQDLKNIDTATFAAAIKSGVDMVMPSWAIYPAVDKVPAGLSEIWMKKWLRGKFGFRGVTITEAMEAGSIVPFGDVKTRAKIAYKAGNDLILASQLNVSEGVEIRQTLAAAIRSREIDLSDFMDSTRRIASLKSRTWN; encoded by the coding sequence ATGCTGTCCCATACTCTATATACGTGCGCTGTTGCACTGCAATTGTCCCTTGCGCTCGGCAACCCAACTTTCAGCAAGACAGACATTGATATCCTGGCAGGACAGCATGTCATCTATTCATACAATTATACCGATCCTAAACCACCACAAGAGTTGATCGATTTGACACGCGCTGgtcttgttggcggcgttcTGCTCTATGATATCCATGTGAACGACAACACACCCGCTGCCATGAAGCAGTTGCTGGATGCCTATGCGTCGTCCCCTGCTAGGCGCCTGCTCCAGAAGATCACTGGGAAAAAGACGAATTTCCTAGTCATGACGAATCAGGAGGGCGGTACTGTCTTCAACGGAGTACCCGGCCATGCTCCTAAAGAGTCGGCCAAGCAGATCGGCCAGTCTTCTCATCCAAGCGAAGCTGGCAGGCAGGCCGGATTTGGAGCTGCACAGAGCTTGAAGGATTACAATTTCAACGTCAACCTTGCGCCCGTGCTGGGCGTGTATCGAGAGCCGGGCAACTTTTTGGACTACGGCGGCCGTTCATACGGTAACACATCGGACCGCGTAATTCGTGCAGCAGTCCCATTTATCCAGGCACAACGGTCAAAGAATATCCTGGTCTCTATCAAGCATTTTCCCGGGTTGGGAGCGGCCAAATACGAGCAAAACACAGATCTTGCTCCAGTAACATTGGATGTCTCGCTGCAAGACCTCAAAAACATTGACACTGCAACCTTTGCGGCGGCCATCAAGTCCGGGGTCGACATGGTTATGCCATCGTGGGCCATCTATCCTGCCGTGGACAAGGTACCTGCAGGGTTGAGTGAgatttggatgaagaagtggCTCCGGGGCAAGTTTGGGTTTCGAGGTGTCACAATTACCGAAGCAATGGAAGCGGGTTCAATTGTACCATTTGGAGATGTCAAGACGCGCGCCAAAATAGCTTACAAGGCTGGCAATGACCTCATTCTGGCTAGTCAGCTCAATGTTAGCGAGGGCGTGGAGATTCGGCAGACATTGGCTGCAGCAATAAGAAGCCGTGAAATCGATTTGTCCGATTTCATGGATTCGACAAGGCGTATCGCGTCTCTGAAGAGTAGAACGTGGAACTAG
- a CDS encoding alpha-1,2-mannosidase subfamily (similar to Neosartorya fischeri NRRL 181 XP_001258520.1) encodes MHSHAVAIFAALPAVFCGLAGASTSNDTHFDVLDYIDPLIGTANGGHVFPGASLPYGMAKAVADVNKELQGGFTSNDADITGFSHMHDSGTGGGASMGNFPLFPQTGCEGDIVNNCYFPKSLRASQRINGTVIARPGYFAISMNTSVHAEMTVTNHTALYKFTFPTDGSPTKAGGAKMPYSPIILADVTDLADSRSNGSISVDPKSGRITGFGTFNPSFGIGTYNSYFCADFDGAQVRDTGIFMNNRAGSEPKSLSLPSDGNRVPGGAWVQFHRPKSNQIQARVGLSFISTSQACKNAEREVPDFNFQGARKAAEAAWREKLSVVKVNNVGVSKSLQRTFWSGIYRTLLSPQDYTGENPLWKSDEPYFDSYYCIWDSFRSTHPLLTLVDPRAQALMVRALIDVYRHEGKLPDCRMSLCKGFTQGGSNADNLLADSYLKGLRDDEPAIWTVEGRGGLHSWKTLGYIPTDDFDPYGVGIFTRSISRTIEYSYNDFCIAEMAKAMNKTAEAEKYLKRSANWKNMFDPKSRSKLNTTGSHSVADLVDSGFQGFLQPRYLNGTFGYQDPAICTDLYNFTSCYLNPDGHETYEAGSWLYTFYVPHDQATLITTLGGPTEFVRRLEFLHNTPGLFYIGNEQSYLLLYLFHFVGKPGLSSQYAHKYIPSAFNDTLPGIPGNDDSGAMGSFTALSMMGLYPMSGQDVYLIIPPFFPEVAIKNPVTGKVATIKNINFDHGYKNIFIQSAKLNGKPYTKSWVTHEFFNNGGLLELTLGSSEGGWGSGKDDIPPSASTHFWN; translated from the exons ATGCATTCCCACGCGGTTGCCATAtttgctgctcttcctgCTGTCTTCTGCGGCCTGGCAGGAGCGTCAACCTCCAATGATACTCATTTTGATGTTTTAGACTACATCGACCCTCTTATCGGCACTGCCAATGGAG GACACGTATTTCCCGGAGCCAGCCTGCCATATGGAATGGCCAAAGCCGTCGCTGATGTAAACAAAGAGCTTCAAGGTGGCTTTACGTCTAATGATGCCGACA TTACCGGGTTCTCACACATGCATGATAGCGGAACTGGCGGA GGAGCTTCGATGGGGAACTTCCCGCTGTTCCCACAAACTGGATGCGAGGGTGATATTGTGAACAACTGCTACTTTCCAAAGTCATTACGGGCTTCTCAGAGGATCAACGGAACCGTCATAGCAAGACCGGGCTACTTTGCGATTTCGATGAACACTTCAGTGCACGCGGAAATGACCGTTACTAACCACACTGCCCTGTATAAGTTTACGTTTCCCACCGATGGAAGTCCTACGAAGGCTGGTGGAGCTAAAATGCCATATAGCCCAATAATTCTTGCTGATGTAACAGATTTAGCTGACTCGAGGAGTAATGGAAGCATTTCGGTGGACCCAAAGTCGGGGAGGATAACGGGCTTTGGAACGTTTAATCCGTCATTCGGCATCGGGACTTACAACTCCTACTTTTGCGCTGACTTCGATGGAGCCCAGGTCCGTGATACCGGAATTTTCATGAATAACCGCGCCGGATCTGAACCAAAATCTCTCAGTTTACCTAGTGACGGTAACAGAGTGCCAGGTGGCGCCTGGGTTCAATTTCACCGTCCAAAGTCCAACCAGATCCAGGCCCGAGTCGGCTTGTCCTTTATCAGCACGTCACAGGCTTGCAAGAATGCCGAGCGAGAGGTGCCTGATTTCAACTTTCAGGGTGCGAGAAAAGCAGCAGAAGCTGCATGGCGAGAAAAATTGAgcgtcgtcaaagtcaacaatGTCGGAGTGTCCAAGTCCTTGCAGAGAACGTTTTGGAGTGGTATCTATCGAACCCTTCTCTCCCCACAGGATTATACTG GGGAGAATCCTTTGTGGAAGAGTGACGAACCGTATTTTGACTCGTACTACTGTATCTGGGACAGCTTCAGAAGTACTCACCCATTACTTACTTTGGTTGACCCACGCGCACAAGCGCTAATGGTTCGAGCACTGATTGATGTGTATCGCCATGAAGGCAAGCTGCCCGACTGCCGAATGTCCCTTTGCAAAGGATTCACTCAAGGTGGAAGTAATGCGGACAATTTGCTCGCTGATTCTTATCTCAAAGGATTGAGAGATG ACGAGCCTGCTATATGGACTGTCGAGGGTCGTGGCGGACTTCATAGCTGGAAAACCCTCGGCTATATACCGACAGACGACTTTGACCCGTACGGCGTGGGCATATTTACTCGATCCATCTCTCGAACTATTGAGTATTCGTATAACGACTTTTGTATCGCagaaatggccaaagcaaTGAACAAGACTGCCGAGGCGGAAAAGTATTTGAAGCGCTCTGCTAATTGGAAGAATATGTTTGACCCAAAATCTCGCTCGAAACTAAATACTACTGGAAGCCATAGCGTTGCAGACTTAGTGGACAGCGGCTTCCAAGGATTCTTGCAGCCACGATACCTCAACGGAACGTTTGGATATCAGGACCCAGCTATTTGCACTGATCTTTACAATTTCACCTCGTGCTACCTCAACCCAGATGGACACGAGACCTACGAGGCAGGATCTTGGCTATACACATTCTACGTTCCACACGACCAGGCGACGCTCATAACAACGCTGGGGGGGCCAACCGAGTTTGTCCGTCGCTTGGAGTTCTTGCACAATACTCCGGGACTGTTCTACATCGGTAATGAACAATCATATCTTCTTTTGTATCTGTTCCACTTTGTAGGAAAGCCGGGCCTGTCCTCACAGTACGCCCACAAGTACATACCCAGCGCCTTCAACGACACGCTGCCCGGTATTCCAGGTAACGATGATTCAGGCGCGATGGGAAGTTTTACGGCATTATCTATGATGGGCTTATACCCGATGAGTGGTCAGGATGTGTACCTCATCATCCCGCCGTTCTTCCCAGAAGTTGCTATAAAAAATCCCGTGACGGGAAAGGTGGCAACAATTAAGAACATTAACTTTGACCATGGGTACAAAAACATTTTTATCCAGAGCGCGAAGCTGAATGGAAAGCCGTATACAAAGTCGTGGGTAACTCATGAGTTTTTTAACAATGGTGGACTTCTGGAGTTGACATTGGGTTCGTCTGAAGGCGGATGGGGCTCAGGGAAGGATGATATTCCGCCGAGTGCATCTACGCATTTCTGGAATTGA
- a CDS encoding Oxoglutarate/iron-dependent oxygenase (similar to Metarhizium robertsii ARSEF 23 XP_007823717.1), which yields MEQLPIGPSGLLMQTDFISPEAERELLSILANLEWPTLPGRRSLHYGYTFSYKTFGIDEDVPFNAFPDWLVPLLPPYENCQPHQVCVQYYPPGAGIPPHVDTHSTYDQLYSLSLGSPVYMQFRDGESGDKVDVDLPPRSMLQLSGDSRLHWTHGIRARKTDTLADGTIRARQDRWSITYRWLREGARCECGDVRLCDTAQKHHGIEREYRWKKGNDDIKETIT from the coding sequence ATGGAGCAACTTCCTATCGGGCCATCAGGTCTTCTGATGCAGACAGACTTCATTTCACCTGAAGCGGAGCGTGAGCTATTGAGCATTCTCGCCAACCTTGAGTGGCCAACACTTCCTGGCCGTCGTTCTCTGCATTACGGCTACACCTTTAGCTACAAGACATTCGGGATCGATGAGGACGTCCCTTTCAACGCATTTCCGGACTGGCTAGTCCCACTCCTTCCACCCTACGAGAATTGTCAACCGCATCAAGTTTGCGTGCAGTATTACCCGCCTGGGGCTGGCATCCCACCACACGTCGACACACACAGCACATACGATCAACTCTACTCGCTATCGCTCGGATCCCCGGTATACATGCAATTTCGCGATGGCGAGTCTGGTGACAAGGTTGATGTGGACTTGCCGCCAAGGAGCATGTTGCAGCTCAGTGGCGATTCGAGACTACACTGGACGCACGGCATCAGAGCTCGCAAAACAGACACATTGGCCGATGGCACGATACGGGCAAGGCAGGACCGCTGGAGCATCACATACCGCTGGCTGCGAGAGGGAGCAAGATGCGAATGTGGAGATGTAAGACTGTGCGATACGGCCCAAAAACACCACGGAATCGAACGAGAGTACAGATGGAAAAAGGGAAACGACGATATAAAAGAGACTATAACATAG
- a CDS encoding UDP-glucose,sterol transferase (similar to Neosartorya fischeri NRRL 181 XP_001261409.1) — MESIDPKSDLATRSTVAREPESTTEPTVTITKSEDLKHRTDNLESAPTPPPATTESFPGKLEVPSRPGTSAGLRKKSAPFPSGYGASARRPSALERWQTATYTNKGERAESIPSRAWIPLMGQLAGDGDESDSSTEDDSLDNVEAEDDELAKSTDVKSIRSAGAGPKRKTLMRRILMMNEHCKSTGRARTDGRLRITVHETAHKGYMANALGAVAHSMRPKRSKTGIPSKAIPSAPLPQPHLNIVVMVVGSRGDVQPFLRIGKYLKDEFGHRVRIATHPTFRDLVEKDSGLEFFSVGGDPSELMAFMVKNPGMIPTLETVKAGEIGRRRAAMAEMFDGFWRACIHATEDEKTDTKFKSADGGDVFIADAIIANPPSFAHIHCAEALGVPLHLVFTFPYTPTQAFPHPLASIKKSNVDQGYTNFISYPLVEIMTWQGLGDLINDFRVNTLALDPVSTLWAPCATYRMHVPFTYLWSPGLVPKPEDWGEEIDVSGFVFLDLASAFQPPTALVDFLNAGEPPIYIGFGSIVVDDAERFTDMIFDAIQMAGVRALVSRGWGGFGRDDVPDNIFMLDNTPHDWLFPKIKGCVHHGGAGTTAIGLKCGLPTMIVPFFGDQYFWGSMVGKSGAGPDPVPYKHLTAEKLAEGITYLLTDEAKSAAGKIAESINREGDGAINTVASFERHLKMYGPPTMSCSIIKSEAAVWKVKGTHLRLGAMTAQILVDSGELSWKNLRLLRHTEWNDFEGPGEPVTAVAESLKNSLRDIFGGVASAPIRLGRTAKRRVKHRIRMSEEKRHKTGENSTGKEVDQKSAQAPPTKKRAKKVRKQSLTPVPGPDQYATDISKSFGQTALAIARAPTSLIVALAQGFHNAPRLYGDDTVRRPTRVSGIRSGLVASRREFVYGFYDGVTGVVRLPIQGAKNEGAIGFLKGTGMGVSGLVLKSISAIVGPLGYSMQGVLKQVQRRRSPQKFVRRARIAQGQRDVGSLDHARRKSFQEEALAGWQVMQQLSRAIADEEDKRGIAGQLDKLSLDIAFLFVDVDRAKTCLNDLTAGKSLEDIMTGYKDWNVKSMDPMTAKRGTWSNNRA, encoded by the coding sequence ATGGAGAGCATTGACCCAAAATCGGACCTTGCGACCAGGAGCACGGTGGCAAGGGAGCCCGAATCAACCACAGAACCGACCGTGACGATAACGAAGAGTGAAGACCTCAAGCATCGCACCGATAACCTCGAATCGGCACCGACGCCACCGCCGGCGACAACTGAAAGCTTCCCTGGTAAACTCGAGGTACCCTCGCGACCTGGCACGAGCGCAGGCTTGAGAAAGAAGTCTGCACCGTTTCCCTCGGGTTATGGAGCTTCTGCTCGTAGGCCCTCCGCGTTGGAGCGATGGCAAACAGCGACTTATACCAACAAGGGAGAGAGGGCCGAATCGATTCCGAGTAGAGCATGGATACCATTAATGGGTCAActtgctggagatggcgatgaatcAGATTCGTCGACAGAAGACGATTCTCTCGATAACGTCGAggctgaggatgacgagCTGGCAAAATCTACCGATGTGAAGAGCATACGCAGCGCCGGCGCTGGCCCCAAAAGGAaaactttgatgagaagaatcCTCATGATGAACGAGCATTGCAAAAGTACCGGTCGAGCAAGGACAGATGGTCGATTACGCATTACAGTTCACGAGACTGCACACAAGGGCTACATGGCAAATGCGCTTGGAGCTGTTGCCCACAGCATGCGACCCAAGAGGAGCAAGACTGGTATCCCGTCCAAAGCAATACCTTCAGCTCCTCTACCCCAACCGCATCTAAATATTGTAGTCATGGTTGTAGGATCTCGTGGCGATGTCCAGCCATTTCTACGCATTGGCAAGTATCTCAAGGACGAGTTTGGACACCGCGTGCGCATCGCCACGCACCCAACTTTCCGAGATTTGGTCGAAAAGGACTCTGGGCTAGAGTTTTTCTCTGTTGGGGGAGACCCCTCGGAGCTAATGGCCTTTATGGTCAAGAACCCCGGCATGATTCCCACTCTCGAGACAGTCAAGGCTGGTGAAATCGGAAGACGACGTGCAGCAATGGCCGAAATGTTTGATGGTTTCTGGCGAGCATGCATCCATGCCACGGAAGATGAGAAGACGGACACCAAGTTTAAATCAGCCGACGGAGGCGACGTTTTCATTGCCGATGCAATAATTGCCAATCCACCAAGCTTTGCACATATTCACTGTGCCGAAGCTTTGGGCGTTCCACTACATTTGGTGTTTACATTCCCCTACACGCCAACACAAGCATTCCCTCACCCCCTGGCGAGCATTAAAAAGTCCAACGTCGACCAGGGATacaccaacttcatctcATATCCTTTGGTAGAGATAATGACTTGGCAAGGTTTGGGCGACCTCATCAATGACTTTCGTGTCAATACTCTTGCTCTGGATCCCGTTTCTACCTTGTGGGCACCTTGTGCGACCTACCGCATGCATGTTCCATTTACGTACCTGTGGTCACCGGGTCTGGTACCAAAACCCGAGGATTGGGGTGAGGAAATCGATGTGTCAGGATTTGTTTTTCTAGATTTGGCGTCCGCATTTCAACCACCAACGGCTTTGGTCGACTTTCTAAATGCAGGGGAGCCTCCCATTTATATCGGGTTTGGCTCTATCGTGGTGGATGATGCGGAGAGGTTCACAGATATGATCTTTGATGCCATACAAATGGCAGGCGTCCGGGCCCTTGTCTCGAGGGGATGGGGTGGATTTGGTCGAGACGATGTCCCcgacaacatcttcatgctTGATAACACACCTCACGACTGGCTCTTCCCGAAAATCAAGGGCTGTGTCCACCATGGTGGCGCCGGCACAACTGCTATTGGGCTTAAGTGTGGCCTTCCTACCATGATTGTGCCATTTTTCGGTGATCAGTATTTCTGGGGCAGTATGGTGGGCAAATCGGGCGCTGGCCCTGACCCTGTGCCGTACAAACATCTCACAGCCGAAAAACTGGCCGAGGGTATCACGTACCTGCTCACGGACGAGGCAAAGAGCGCTGCAGGTAAGATTGCAGAGTCGATCAATCGTGAGGGAGACGGGGCCATCAATACGGTCGCCTCCTTCGAAAGGCATTTGAAGATGTACGGTCCCCCAACAATGAGTTGCTCCATCATCAAGTCGGAGGCTGCTGTCTGGAAGGTCAAGGGCACGCATTTGAGGCTTGGAGCGATGACAGCCCAAATTTTGGTCGACAGCGGGGAACTGAGTTGGAAGAACTTGCGGCTACTACGACACACCGAATGGAACGACTTTGAAGGTCCCGGCGAACCTGTTACGGCTGTGGCCGAATCGCTGAAGAATTCATTGAGAGACATTTTTGGCGGTGTTGCAAGTGCTCCCATTCGGCTCGGGAGAACAGCGAAACGCCGAGTGAAGCATCGCATAAGGATGTCGGAGGAGAAGAGGCACAAAACGGGCGAAAATTCTACTGGTAAAGAGGTCGACCAGAAATCTGCACAAGCACcgccgacgaagaagagagcgaAAAAGGTGAGGAAACAATCACTTACACCAGTTCCTGGCCCGGATCAGTACGCGACGGACATCTCCAAGAGTTTCGGCCAGACGGCATTGGCAATAGCACGGGCCCCAACAAGTCTCATTGTCGCTCTGGCCCAAGGCTTTCATAATGCTCCGAGGTTGTATGGCGATGATACTGTTCGGCGGCCGACGCGAGTTTCCGGCATCcgctctggtctggttgcctCACGCAGAGAGTTTGTGTATGGATTTTACGACGGTGTTACTGGCGTCGTTCGCCTTCCTATCCAGGGCGCAAAGAATGAAGGGGCAATCGGCTTCCTAAAAGGAACCGGTATGGGGGTCAGCGGTCTTGTGCTCAAGTCGATATCGGCCATTGTAGGGCCGCTTGGCTACAGCATGCAAGGCGTATTGAAGCAGGTGCAGCGCCGACGAAGCCCGCAAAAGTTTGTGCGGCGCGCTCGCATTGCCCAAGGTCAAAGAGATGTCGGCTCACTGGATCATGCTCGGCGAAAGTCGTTTCAGGAAGAGGCCCTGGCTGGATGGCAGGTTATGCAACAGTTGAGTCGGGCAATtgcggatgaggaagacAAGAGAGGTATTGCCGGTCAGCTCGATAAATTATCTCTTGATATTGCTTTCCTATTTGTCGACGTCGATAGAGCAAAAACTTGCCTGAATGATTTGACAGCCGGGAAGAGCTTAGAAGACATCATGACTGGGTACAAAGATTGGAATGTCAAATCAATGGACCCAATGACTGCGAAGAGAGGGACATGGAGTAATAATAGAGCATAA
- a CDS encoding general amino-acid permease GAP1 (similar to Aspergillus terreus NIH2624 XP_001213488.1) gives MVGRGPEKPKAMKNGIVYTRDFEIVEMSELSADKSKNQFSTTTSFAVSATPRPTKLSRQKSLSRRWIDSFRRVQGVPISGHHGYHINDGLPEPAQIADRCYDVRAANARTANSGLARDLKGRHLQMIAIGGSIGTGLFVTSGMALYQSGPASMLLAYLMTGILQFCTMQSMGELVVTFPVAGAFSALSTRFLDPSWGFAVGWNYALQWLFALPLEIISGALTIQYWNQDLSKSIFVTIFLATIVIINLCGIKGYGEAEFLFSTVKVTAIVGFILLGVVINVGGTPHGGYIGGRFWQDPGATNHGFKGFCSVLVASSFSFVGTELVGLAAAETANPRRSLPSAIKQVFWRIAIFYIVALLLVGLLVPFNEPRLIGGESSIAVSASPFVIAVESAGSTILPSVMNAVILIAVLSVGNSTVFGSSRTLASLAEQSHAPKILAYIDQKGRPLMAILFASGLGLLAYLADVKVHAEIFDWLFAICGLSSLFTWSSICLCHIQFRRAWAAAGHTLDQLPFRSQAGVIGSFVGLIGNILVLATQVWMAVSPVQLSDAPVSSTAVAKNLVLKIMAVPIVLIFYIGHKIWFRTRIVKVEDMDIDTGRSFSRLHNMYTDEEELRQTWPLWKRWYKSLC, from the exons ATGGTTGGCCGCGGGCCGGAGAAGCCAAAGGCTATGAAAAATGGCATCGTCTATACCCGGGATTTCGAAATTGTTGAGATGAGTGAACTGTCTGCCGATAAGTCCAAGAACCAGTTCTCTACCACAACCTCGTTTGCAGTGTCCGCAACACCACGGCCGACCAAACTGTCACGCCAAAAGTCGCTAAGTCGTCGCTGGATAGACAGCTTTCGACGAGTCCAAGGCGTGCCAATATCTGGTCACCATGGCTATCATATCAATGATGGATTACCAGAACCTGCCCAAATTGCAGATCGGTGTTATGACGTCCGAGCAGCAAACGCCAGAACAGCCAATTCTGGCCTGGCTCGTGATCTTAAGGGCCGGCATCTTCAGATGATCGCCATTGGCGGTTCCATTG GTACTGGTTTATTCGTAACATCTGGAATGGCGCTCTACCAAAGCGGACCGGCCTCCATGTTGCTTGCGTATCTCATGACCGGTATCCTGCAGTTTTGTACCATGCAGAGCATGGGTGAGCTGGTTGTGACGTTCCCCGTCGCTGGAGCATTTTCTGCATTGTCTACTCGATTTCTCGACCCATCTTGGGGATTTGCCGTAGGCTGGAA CTACGCCTTGCAGTGGCTTTTCGCACTTCCGTTGGAAATCATCTCTGGCGCCTTGACCATCCAATACTGGAATCAAGACCTGAGCAAGTCTATATTTGTTACTATATTCCTTGCAACCATTGTAATTATTAATCTGTGTGGCATTAAGGGATATGGCGAGGCCGAATTTCTCTTTTCCACAGTCAAAGTCACGGCTATTGTTGGATTTAT TTTGCTTGGAGTCGTTATCAACGTTGGCGGCACACCACACGGTGGCTACATTGGAGGCAGATTCTGGCAAGACCCCGGCGCAACAAATCACGGATTCAAAGGATTTTGCAGTGTATTAGTTGcgtcttccttttcctttgttgGCACAGAGCTTGTCGGCCTTGCTGCAGCTGAAACCGCAAACCCGCGAAGATCACTTCCTAGTGCCATCAAACAAGTATTCTGGAGGATTGCTATTTTTTATATTGTTGCACTCCTCCTTGTTGGATTACTTGTCCCTTTTAACGAACCTCGTCTAATTGGCGGCGAGAGCTCTATTGCTGTCTCGGCGAGTCCATTCGTTATTGCCGTCGAAAGCGCAGGCTCTACTATTTTGCCCAGCGTCATGAATGCCGTCATCTTAATTGCTGTACTTAGCGTCGGAAACTCGACGGTATTTGGTTCATCGAGAACGCTTGCCTCGCTAGCCGAACAGTCTCATGCCCCTAAGATTCTGGCATATATTGATCAAAAAGGTAGAccattgatggccattttGTTCGCCTCTGGTCTCGGGCTGCTTGCCTACCTCGCAGATGTCAAAGTCCATGCCGAGATTTTTGACTGGCTGTTTGCAATTTGCGGTCTTTCAAGTCTATTCACTTGGAGCAGTATATGCCTATGCCACATTCAGTTCCGTCGCGCCTGGGCGGCCGCTGGTCATACTCTCGACCAGTTACCATTTCGATCACAAGCCGGGGTCATTGGTTCGTTTGTCGGCCTCATAGGCAACATTCTGGTACTGGCGACCCAGGTCTGGATGGCCGTTTCTCCCGTTCAGCTTTCCGACGCTCCTGTATCATCtactgctgttgccaagaaCCTGGTGCTCAAAATCATGGCAGTGCCTATTGTGCTCATATTTTACATTGGCCATAAAATATGGTTCAGGACACGGATTGTGAAGGTGGAGGATATGGATATCGACACCGGACGCAGCTTTTCACGGCTACACAACATGTACacagacgaagaggaacTTCGCCAGACATGGCCCTTGTGGAAGCGATGGTACAAGTCGCTCTGCTAG